Part of the Tepiditoga spiralis genome, GAAGATCCATTAGATTCCAACACTTCAGAAACAGATCTTATTGTATATGGAAATTCTTCTTCAGAAGGTATTAAATTTTTATGTGATCTTTCAGCGAGATGACCATGTCCTATTTCTCTTCTAGCTGGTCCTCTTAAAGGTTTTACTTCTCCTGTACAAAATGGTGGAAAATTATAATGAAGCATAAATTTCTTTTCTTCATTACTAAATATAGTATCAACATGTTGTACATCTGATTGCATTCCTAAGGTTATTATTCCTAAAGATTGTGTTTCTCCTCTTGTAAACAATGAAGAACCATGAACTCTTGGAATCAAACCAACTTCACATGTAATAGGCCTTATTTGATCAACTGTTCTTCCATCTGCTCTTTTATTTTCTTCAATTATCATTCTTCTCATAACTTTTTTAAATCTTTCTTCAAATGCTTCTTTTATGAAAGACATATTTTCATTTATATACTCTTCATCCCAACTTTCATTGTTTTCAATAAAATTTGAAAAAAGTTCTTTTTTATATTCTTTTATTGCTTTATCTTTATTCTTTTTCCCTTCTTTTAACATACATTCTTTAATCATATCATTGTTAACTGTATTCATAAATGCATTTATCATTTCTTCTGGAATTTCAGGTTCTTTTACTTCCCATTTTTCAATACTTACTTCAGAAATTATTTCTTCTTGAAATTCTATTATTTCTTTTATTGCATTGTGTGAAAAAGTTAATGCTTTTACCATTTCTTCTTCAGAAGCTTCTAAAGCTTCACCTTCAACCATTGTAACTGCATCTTTTGTTCCAGCTACAACTATATCTATTTTAGAATTTTTCATTTGTTCTTCAGTTGGAAAAGCTATGTATTCTCCATTAACATATCCAACTCTCACTCCTGCTACAATACCTTTAAAAGGTATTGGAGATAAATTTAAAGCTATTGAAGAACCTGTTATTCCCCAAGTATCTATATAATCTTCATTTCTCATTGAAAAAACTGTATTTATAACTTGAACTTCATTATGAAAAGACTTTGGAAATAAAGGTCTTATTGGTCTATCTATTAATCTTGAAGATAAAATAGCTTCCTCACTTGGTCTACTTTCTCTTTTAATAAAACCTCCTGGAATTTTACCTACAGCATAAAATTTTTCTTTAAACTCTACTGTAAGCGGGAAAAAATCTATACCAGGTTTTTCTTCTTCACTTGCATTTGCAGTAACTAAAAGTGAAGATTCACCATAAATTAATAAAATTGATCCTAACGATTGTTTTGCCATTTTTCCATATTCTATTCTTAGTTTTTTACCAAATAGTTCTTTTTCCCATATTTTCATTTTTTCACCTCACAATTATACTTACTATAATTTTACCATATTTTTATAAATAAATAAAACGGGGCATAAGCCCCGTTTTTTATTAACCTCTTATTCCTAATTTTTTTATTATTTCTGAATAAAGTTCTGTTTTTTCTCTCTTTAAGTATTTAAGCATTTTTCTTCTCTTACCAACCATTGACATAAGTCCTCTTCTTGTATGGAAATCCTTTGGATGAGTTTTTAAATGTTCTGTTAAATGTTTTATTCTTGCTGTTAATAAAGCAATTTGAACTTCTACAGAACCTGTATCCTTTTCGTTAATTCTAAACTCTTTGATAATTTCTTGTTTTCTTTCTTCTTCAATTCCTCTTGACATTTGTCGTTCCTCCCATTTTTTCAATTCCTAAAACTAAGTAATAGGATATTCCTAAAACTGAGTATTAGGTATCGAAATTATAACATATATATTTTTTTTAGTCAATTAAATATTTGTAACTTAAAAATATTTTTTATATTCCTTTTCTCTACTTAAAATTCTATCTATATAATTAGCAGTTTCTGGATGAGTTTTTGTTTTTATTAAATTATAAACATCTTTTACAGACATCTTGTTTACATTATACTTTTTCATTAAATTAAGAACATTAGTTGGTCCATGATTATAACTTGCTATTGCTAAATAATGTCTTTTGGTATTATCCGTAACTACCTTCATATATTGATTTGTTAATATATTTAAATACCCAGCACCATATTTTATATTTAATTCAGCTTTATATAAATCATCTATTCTAACAAATTTTCTTTTACCATAATAATAATAATATCCATCAGCAGCACCATACTTTGGCATCAACTGCATCATACCATAAGCACCTATTTTAGAGTATGCTTTTGGATTAAATGAAGATTCTGTATGAACTATTGCCATTACTAATTCAGCTGGTATTTTTGCTTCTTTTGCATACTTTTTTATTATTGGAATATATTCTTTTGCTTTTTTTAAAATAAAATTTTTTTCAAGAGGAACCTTTACTTTATAAACCTTCTTATCTCCTTTATTTTCTACTTCTACTTTATCAACAGAAATACTTTTTGGTGCTATATCTTTTAAAATTGGCTGTCCTGTAGATTTATCCCTTTCTGAAGAAATTTTGTTATACTGTGTTTTTATATTTGATTTTGCTTTATTTATAGAATCATTTTTATTTAAAATTGTTTTTATTTCTATATATCCACCATTTTGTTCATCAAAGTTAACTACACTATAAGTTTTTTTATCATAAGAATACTCTATCCATTTTTTTGCCGTATAATCTTCTATTTTTCCCCAAATAGCTTCTATTTTTCTCTTATTTTCATTCCATTTTGATTGAACAAGTTGATAATATTTATCCCATTCTTTATTAGTTTTATCTTGCTGATCTTTCCATAATTTTTCCGTTTGTTCAATTTGTCTTTCCCATTGACTTATTTCTGAAAAATTAAATATGAAAGTAATTAAAAAAATAAAAATCAAATACTTTTTCATTAAATCACTTCCTTTGTCATTTTTATATGTTTAATTCCAGCCTCCTCAAATACTTCTCCATCTGCTTTATATCCTAATCTTTCATAAAACTTTTTTGCATAGAGTTGTGCATTCATAGTTAAATTTTTTATCTTCATAATTTTAGCTTTTTCTTCTATTGCTTTCATTAAATCTATACCATATCCATTTTTTCTAAATTCTTTTAAAATAGCAATTCTTTCTACTTTCATAGTATTTGCGTTTATATATCTAAGTCTTCCGGTACCTATTGCTTTCTCTTCTAAAAATATTAAAAAATGAATACAACCAGCATCAAGACCATCTAATTCTTCTTGTGGAGATACCTTTTGTTCATCAATAAAAACTGTTTTTCTTATTTCATATGCTTTTTGAAATAAATCAAAATCTTTAAATAAAAATGATACGGTTGATACATTCATAAAAATCACTCCTTAATTATTTTTACATTATAATAATAATTATATCAAATTCTCATTAATATTCAATGAAAAAAAATAAATGGTACAATAAACAAAAGAAACAATGCAAAAATTAAATTTAAAAAATTTTAATTTTTTTGTTAACCTAAATTTAATTGTTTTTTTTTAAAATAAATGTTAAAATTTATATGAAAAATAAATAAGAATGAAAAGTACGGAGGCGCATCTGCGATTAGTAATCTATTTTCGCTTGAGGAAGCATGGGATAGACGAAAGGCAAAGATGCCGAAGGATATAAAGGTTCCTCACTTTATATTCCTGGTTACTCGGGAAATACCCGTTTAACTGTCACAGTTATGTGGAGAGCCGTTAGCATAAAATTTAATGCTTCCCACAAACTTGTGAGAAGCATTTTTTTAATATTTTTCTGGCAAGGGTTCGGAATGGGCATCCGACCCTTTTTTATTATATCATAAATTCAATACTTTCCTTCATACATTTCCTTTAAATATTGATCATACTTTCCACTTTCTTTCAATTGTTTTAATCCTTTATTAAAAAGCTTAATTATATTTTCATTATTTTTATCTTTTTTATTTAATATTAAATAATATGGGCTAACCTTTGTTGGCTTTTTTGTATTAGTTATTTGTTCTATTTCTTCTTTTTTGAATTTATTCTTTAAAATATCCATTGCTATATCATAAGTTAGAATTGTACAATCTATTCTTCCTGCAAGTAATTTTTTTAAATTAATTTCATCTGATGTAGACTGATCTACTTTAAAAATCCCTGCTTTTTGAGCTTTTTCAAATTCTTTTCCATAATAGTAACCTATAACTATCCCTATTGTTTTACCTCTTAAATCTTCATAACTTTCAAATTTTATTTTTTTATCTTTTTTATAAAATAAAAAATCTTTTAATTCTATAACCGGATCACTATAATAAAAAGATTTTTCTCTTTCTTCATTACGTGACCATCCAAGTGATCCATCCCAACTTCCATTTTCAGCTAAAACATATGATCTTTTCCACGGAAAAAATCCATACTCTACTTTTATACCTACATTTTTAAATGAATCCGTTACAACTCTTGAAAAGAAACCATAATATTTTAATTTTTCTGATAAGTATGGGGCCCATTCTCCATTCGTCAACCTTATAGTTTATTCAGAAAACATTAAAATAGTCACTACTAATACCAATAAAATCAATAAGCTTTTTTTCATATACTTCACCTCCATAAATAATTATAATAATATATATTCTATTTTTATTAGTATTTATTTTCATACATTTCCTTTAAATATTGATCATACTTTCCACTTTCTTTCAATTGCTTTAATCCTTTATTAAATAATTCTATTATTTTTTTATGATTTTCATCTTTTTTATTTAAAATTAAACTATAATGTCCTACTCTTACTACTTTCTTTGAAATACCTATTTGTTCTATTTCTTCTTTAGTAAAGTTTTTTCTCAGTATACTTAAACCAACGTAATAAGATTCAACTATAAAATCAACTCTACCTGCAAGCAATTTTTTAAAATTAATTTCATCTGATTTTGCTTCGTCTATTTTGAAAATTTTAAGTTTTTTTGCTTTTTCAAATTCTTCACCATAGTAAAATCCAATTACTGTTCCTATCGTTTTTCCAATTAAATCTTCATAACTTTCAAATTTTGTTTTCCCACTTTTTTTAAAAAATAGAACATCTTTTAAATCTAAAAAAGGCATTGAAAAATAAAAATCTTTTCCTCTTTCTTCATTATACGACCAACCAATAGAACCATCCCATTCTCCAATCTTTGCTAATTTATATGATCTTTTCCATGGGAAAAATCCATATTCTACTTTTATATTCACATTTTTAAATGCGTCTGTTACTATTCTTGACGCTACTCCATAATATTTTAGCTTTTTTGATAAATATGGGGTCCATTCCCCATTTGTTATTCTTATTGTTTTTTCAGAAAATATTAAAATATTTAATATCAAGATTAATAAAATCATAATTTTTTTCATTAAAACCCACCTCTATGTTAATATTATATCACAAAATCAATTAATATTAAAAAAAATATTTATTACTGATAAATTAATTTTAATTAATAAAAAGTTTATATTGACAAGTTATTTAATTCATGATATCATTTTATAACAAGATTATCTTTAATTGGTGGTGTAAAACATGGATAATTCAAACAAATTAAATAAAAACTTTTTTGAAAAAATTGAAAAAGAACTTATTTTTAATTTTAATGAAGATAAATTTATAAAACTTTTAAATCAATATCCAAAAGAACAATCTAAAATATTAAATAATATAGCAAATTCAATAGAACAAGGTATTGTTCTAATAGAAAAAGATAAATTTATATTTGTAAACAATAGTTTTTGTAATTTAATTGGATATACCAAAAACCAATTAACACATATGAAAATTTGGAAAGTTATTAATTCTAATTATAAAGAAATAGTAATCAAACACAAAGAGTTAAGAAAAAAAAAGATTAAATCAATGTATGAAATTAAAATCATTGATATAAACAAAAAAGATATTCCAGTTTTAATCACTGGAATTCCTGTCTGTACATCTAAAAATCCTGATTTGTTTTTTGGACTTATTACAGATTTAAGGAATCAAGAACATATTGAAAAATTACTATTAAAGCATTCTACTTATGATGATTTAACTGGAGTTTATAATTATAAATCTGGTTTTGATATTTTAGAGAGAGTTTTTAAATATTCTAAAAGATATAAAAAAAAGTTTACTCTTTGTTTTATGGATACAGATAATCTAAAAAAAATAAATGATAAATTTGGACATTCTACTGGAGATACCTTCTTAAAAGATTTTATTAATGTAATACAAGATTCAATTAGAGAAAGTGATTTTATTATAAGAGTTGGAGGAGATGAATTTTTGTTAGTGCTCACTGATGCTAACTTAGATACAACTCAATTAGTTTTTGAAAGAATACAAAAAAATTTAAATTTATTTAATAAAACTTCTACTAAATATAAATTGAGTTTTAGTTATGGCTTTTCTGAATTTAATAATCAATCAATAAAGGAAATGATAATAGAAGCAGATAACAATATGTACAAAATGAAAAAACAAAAAAGGTTCAAATAATTTTTTTATAATATATAGATAATTTTTTAAATTAAATATTTTAAATTTATAATATTTTAATTAAGGGAGATGTTTATTTTGTTTGAATTTGAAAGAATAAAATTTAGAAATTTTATTTTGTACTTTTTTATATTTGCAGTTTGTTTGGAAATTTTATTTGAGCATTTTAATATTAATACAGAAAATTCAATTCTTTTTAATTTTTTTACAGATATTTTCACACTATTTTGGCTTCTTATAAAATTTAAAAAAAATAATATTATTGTAAAAGATCAATATAAAATATCTGAAAACAAGTTTGAAAAAAAATACATTTTGAAATTAACTATAAGTTTAATAGCTATATCAATAATGTTTAGTTTTTTACAAGATTTTATAATTTCATTTTTTCATTTTCCATCTCTTTATAATGACAAGGATCTTGTAAACTTTTATATGAAAAAAAGGCAACCTTTAGAAGAATTGTTTTTTGCTTTTAATTTAATTATTTTTGTACCATTTGTTGAAGAACTATTTTTTAGATTTTTTTTAATTAACAGATTTGCATTAAAATGGGGAATAAAAAAAGCAGTTATACTCTCTTCAACAATGTTTGCTTTAATGCATCCAAATTTTTTTGGTACATTTTTATTTGCCATTGCAGTTTCAATAATATACTTAGAAACAAAAAGTTTGAAATTGAATACTTTTATTCACATGCTCAATAATCTTACAGCTTATATATTTCTAAAAATTTTATTTATTTCAAACTTATTTGTATATTTATTAATACCAATATTTATTTTAATTATATTCTACTCTTCAAAATTTTTATACTCATTTTTTTCAACTTATAGACTTTCAAAATATGATAAAGAATTTTCAAAAAAAATAAATGAAGAAATATCACAAGCAAAATATGATAAATTATAAAAAATTCAAGATTAAAATCTTGAATTTTTTATTTTTTTATTTATTTATTTTTTATATTTTAAAATTGGAAATAAAAATGCAACAACAATAGATATTATACTAACACTAAAAATAACAAATGGAACATTATTACCAAAAATAGCCGAGTATCCACTAGCAATAAATCCTCCTATTGACCACGAAAATCCCATAGCAATAGATGATGCAAAACTTTTATTTTTAGGCATTAAAACTTGAGCTTCAACAAGATTTGCAGACATAGTTAAAAATCCAAAAATATCAAATGACATAAAGGATAAAATTCTTAAAAAATCATTTTCTGAAAAATAAAACAAAAGTCCAAAAACTCCCATACCTAAAAATCCTATCAAGTTTATAACTTTTATTCCACTTTTTTCTCTTAAGTATGCACCAAAATAATTAGTAAACATACCTGCAATTAAACCTATAGAAAGTATTACTCCTCCCATTACCATACTTGAACCTTTTAAATTAACAAATATTGGAACAAAAGTATGAAATATATTCATAATAAATCCTCTTGTTGCTACTAATAAAAAAACTGGTAAAAGAACCATAGTATCTTTTAACTTTGGAATTGTTTTTTCCGAAACTTCTTTCTTTTCATATTTCCATATCTTAGAAGCAGGTATCAAAAGAATCATAAAACTAATAATAGCTATTATATAAACTTTAGAAAATTCATAATTTTTCATAAATAAAGTTATTACCACTGGACCTACTGCAGCTCCAAGCGCTCCAAAAACAGAAAATAAAGCAACATGATTTCCCTTATTGTGTCTACCAGCAAAACTTGCTCCAATAGGATGAAAAGCAGAATTAGTTAACCTCATTAAAAAGATCATCATTATTAACAAATAAAATCCATTTACAAATCCTGTTAAAGAAATTATTATTATTTCTAAAAAGACTAAAAGCACTACATACAAACCATCTCTTTTTTTTCTATCAAAATAAAGTCCAAAAAATATTTGAACAATTGAAGAAAAAGCACCTATTAAAGCTATAGAACTTGTAAATGTTCTACTATCTATTCCATATTTTTCAATAAAATAAGGTCCAAGGGGCTTAAAAAAAGAGTTTAAAAAATCTGCTAAAAAATGTGTAAAAGCTATATAAATTGTCAAACCTCTCACTCCTTTAGTTAGTTTTACTAACTTTTTTATTGATTATATCACAATAAATATTAAATTTTTTTTATTTTATATTAATTTTGTATATCAAAAAAAGTATCCAATTAAAATTGGATACTTTTAATTTTTTTATTATTTAACTACTTTACTAAACCAACTATACAAACTAAACCAGCACCCGCATGAACCGTCATTGCTGAAGAAACTTTTCCAATTAATATTTCTTTATCATAAAACTTTTCTACTTTTTCTTTCAATTCATTTACAAAGTTTATTGTTCTTTGAAGTTCTCCAGATCTATAAATAGCAACTTTTTCTATTTCTTTTCCATTTGTAAATGTTTTAAAATATTCATATAAATTATTTACTGCATTTTTCATTCCACGAGCTTTAGAAACTGTAAAATATTTTCCATATGTATCAACAGATATAACTGGTTTCATATGTAAAACACTTGCAATAGTTGCTTTTAAATGACTTATTCTCCCTCCTGCTTTTAAATACTTTAAAGTTGGTATTGTATATCCACCATCAGATTTTTTCTCTTTAGCTATACTTTCTATTGTCGAAACAATTTTATCAAAAGATTCTCCATTTTTATTCATTTCAGCAGCCTTTAAAACCATTAATCCAGTTCCAATTGAAACACTCAATGAATCTATTACCTTAATTTTAACACTTTTATGTTTATTCATAATGTCTCTTGCAACCATGTTAAATAGATTGTATGTACCACTTAATCCACTTGAAATATTTATAGCAATTATTTCATCATAGCCTTTATTTATCATTTCTAAAAAAACTTCTTCTATTTCCGTATATGAAGGCAATGATGTTTTTGCAAAACTATTTTCCATGTACTTTAAAACTTCTTCTTCATTTATTTCAATTATATCTTTATAAGATTTTTCACCAAGTATTATTTTTAAAAAAACAACATTTATTTCATATTTTTTTATAAGTTCTTGGGGTAAATCAGTTGCAGAATCACAAACTATTCCTATCATAATTTCACCTACTTTTTACAAAATATTATACTTTTATTATATCATAAATAATAAAAAATAAGCATTTAAAATGCTTATTTTTTATTTTGTTTCTAAAAATAATTTTAGTCTATTTATTATATTTATCTCACTAGTTCCCGATTCATAATCTAAAAGAAGTAGGTTCACATCTAATTTATCTTTTAATTCCCTATAAATTCCCTTTGCTATAATATGATTTGAAATACATCCAAAAGGTTGTAAAGATATTATATTTTTTATCCCTTCTCTTGCCATATCTCCTATTTCATTTGCCAAAAGCCAACCTTCTCCAAATTGTAAAGAAAGAGGCAATATGTTATTATTACTTTTTATAGTTTTTCCAAGTTTTGATTCTGGAATATATCTAATAAAATTAGAAAGGATTTTTTCTGAAATATTCCTATAATGGTCTATAGTATTTTTTATAACTGCTTTTGTTAAATACATTTTATTATCATTTTCAATTTTTTCTCTCTTATTATATTGTTTACTATAAAAATCATACTCTAAAAACTTCAAAAATG contains:
- a CDS encoding MFS transporter; this encodes MTIYIAFTHFLADFLNSFFKPLGPYFIEKYGIDSRTFTSSIALIGAFSSIVQIFFGLYFDRKKRDGLYVVLLVFLEIIIISLTGFVNGFYLLIMMIFLMRLTNSAFHPIGASFAGRHNKGNHVALFSVFGALGAAVGPVVITLFMKNYEFSKVYIIAIISFMILLIPASKIWKYEKKEVSEKTIPKLKDTMVLLPVFLLVATRGFIMNIFHTFVPIFVNLKGSSMVMGGVILSIGLIAGMFTNYFGAYLREKSGIKVINLIGFLGMGVFGLLFYFSENDFLRILSFMSFDIFGFLTMSANLVEAQVLMPKNKSFASSIAMGFSWSIGGFIASGYSAIFGNNVPFVIFSVSIISIVVAFLFPILKYKK
- a CDS encoding substrate-binding periplasmic protein is translated as MKKIMILLILILNILIFSEKTIRITNGEWTPYLSKKLKYYGVASRIVTDAFKNVNIKVEYGFFPWKRSYKLAKIGEWDGSIGWSYNEERGKDFYFSMPFLDLKDVLFFKKSGKTKFESYEDLIGKTIGTVIGFYYGEEFEKAKKLKIFKIDEAKSDEINFKKLLAGRVDFIVESYYVGLSILRKNFTKEEIEQIGISKKVVRVGHYSLILNKKDENHKKIIELFNKGLKQLKESGKYDQYLKEMYENKY
- a CDS encoding polyribonucleotide nucleotidyltransferase, which codes for MKIWEKELFGKKLRIEYGKMAKQSLGSILLIYGESSLLVTANASEEEKPGIDFFPLTVEFKEKFYAVGKIPGGFIKRESRPSEEAILSSRLIDRPIRPLFPKSFHNEVQVINTVFSMRNEDYIDTWGITGSSIALNLSPIPFKGIVAGVRVGYVNGEYIAFPTEEQMKNSKIDIVVAGTKDAVTMVEGEALEASEEEMVKALTFSHNAIKEIIEFQEEIISEVSIEKWEVKEPEIPEEMINAFMNTVNNDMIKECMLKEGKKNKDKAIKEYKKELFSNFIENNESWDEEYINENMSFIKEAFEERFKKVMRRMIIEENKRADGRTVDQIRPITCEVGLIPRVHGSSLFTRGETQSLGIITLGMQSDVQHVDTIFSNEEKKFMLHYNFPPFCTGEVKPLRGPARREIGHGHLAERSHKNLIPSEEEFPYTIRSVSEVLESNGSSSMATVCSTSLALMDAGVPIKKHVAGAAMGLIFEEDGYVVLTDILGMEDHLGDMDFKVTGTRDGITAFQMDVKVEKVNEEIMTVALDKAKKAREHILNLMYDTISEPRKELSQYVPYVKITKVPVDKIGEIIGPGGRVVKDINKKFEVETDINDEGLVKVVGFDREKVKAAINYVDGIIKVVKTGEHYEGTIKKIEKFGLFVEVLPGKTGLLHVSNYNKNVKYNIGDKIKVEVLRVEGANKFQLKEEGFVKKPYKKPEEKKDEKDGGN
- a CDS encoding GNAT family N-acetyltransferase — its product is MNVSTVSFLFKDFDLFQKAYEIRKTVFIDEQKVSPQEELDGLDAGCIHFLIFLEEKAIGTGRLRYINANTMKVERIAILKEFRKNGYGIDLMKAIEEKAKIMKIKNLTMNAQLYAKKFYERLGYKADGEVFEEAGIKHIKMTKEVI
- the rpsO gene encoding 30S ribosomal protein S15, translating into MSRGIEEERKQEIIKEFRINEKDTGSVEVQIALLTARIKHLTEHLKTHPKDFHTRRGLMSMVGKRRKMLKYLKREKTELYSEIIKKLGIRG
- a CDS encoding substrate-binding periplasmic protein, whose product is MTNGEWAPYLSEKLKYYGFFSRVVTDSFKNVGIKVEYGFFPWKRSYVLAENGSWDGSLGWSRNEEREKSFYYSDPVIELKDFLFYKKDKKIKFESYEDLRGKTIGIVIGYYYGKEFEKAQKAGIFKVDQSTSDEINLKKLLAGRIDCTILTYDIAMDILKNKFKKEEIEQITNTKKPTKVSPYYLILNKKDKNNENIIKLFNKGLKQLKESGKYDQYLKEMYEGKY
- a CDS encoding DegV family protein, producing MIGIVCDSATDLPQELIKKYEINVVFLKIILGEKSYKDIIEINEEEVLKYMENSFAKTSLPSYTEIEEVFLEMINKGYDEIIAINISSGLSGTYNLFNMVARDIMNKHKSVKIKVIDSLSVSIGTGLMVLKAAEMNKNGESFDKIVSTIESIAKEKKSDGGYTIPTLKYLKAGGRISHLKATIASVLHMKPVISVDTYGKYFTVSKARGMKNAVNNLYEYFKTFTNGKEIEKVAIYRSGELQRTINFVNELKEKVEKFYDKEILIGKVSSAMTVHAGAGLVCIVGLVK
- a CDS encoding transglycosylase SLT domain-containing protein — encoded protein: MKKYLIFIFLITFIFNFSEISQWERQIEQTEKLWKDQQDKTNKEWDKYYQLVQSKWNENKRKIEAIWGKIEDYTAKKWIEYSYDKKTYSVVNFDEQNGGYIEIKTILNKNDSINKAKSNIKTQYNKISSERDKSTGQPILKDIAPKSISVDKVEVENKGDKKVYKVKVPLEKNFILKKAKEYIPIIKKYAKEAKIPAELVMAIVHTESSFNPKAYSKIGAYGMMQLMPKYGAADGYYYYYGKRKFVRIDDLYKAELNIKYGAGYLNILTNQYMKVVTDNTKRHYLAIASYNHGPTNVLNLMKKYNVNKMSVKDVYNLIKTKTHPETANYIDRILSREKEYKKYF
- a CDS encoding CPBP family intramembrane glutamic endopeptidase, with protein sequence MFEFERIKFRNFILYFFIFAVCLEILFEHFNINTENSILFNFFTDIFTLFWLLIKFKKNNIIVKDQYKISENKFEKKYILKLTISLIAISIMFSFLQDFIISFFHFPSLYNDKDLVNFYMKKRQPLEELFFAFNLIIFVPFVEELFFRFFLINRFALKWGIKKAVILSSTMFALMHPNFFGTFLFAIAVSIIYLETKSLKLNTFIHMLNNLTAYIFLKILFISNLFVYLLIPIFILIIFYSSKFLYSFFSTYRLSKYDKEFSKKINEEISQAKYDKL
- a CDS encoding sensor domain-containing diguanylate cyclase produces the protein MDNSNKLNKNFFEKIEKELIFNFNEDKFIKLLNQYPKEQSKILNNIANSIEQGIVLIEKDKFIFVNNSFCNLIGYTKNQLTHMKIWKVINSNYKEIVIKHKELRKKKIKSMYEIKIIDINKKDIPVLITGIPVCTSKNPDLFFGLITDLRNQEHIEKLLLKHSTYDDLTGVYNYKSGFDILERVFKYSKRYKKKFTLCFMDTDNLKKINDKFGHSTGDTFLKDFINVIQDSIRESDFIIRVGGDEFLLVLTDANLDTTQLVFERIQKNLNLFNKTSTKYKLSFSYGFSEFNNQSIKEMIIEADNNMYKMKKQKRFK